In Streptococcus sp. SN-1, a single genomic region encodes these proteins:
- the thrB gene encoding homoserine kinase has product MKIIVPATSANIGPGFDSVGVAVTKYLQIEVCEERDEWLIEHQIGKWIPHDERNLLLKIALQIVPDLQPRRLKMTSDVPLARGLGSSSSVIVAGIELANQLGNLNLSDHEKLQLATKIEGHPDNVAPAIYGNLVIASSVEGQVSAIVADFPECDFLAYIPNYELRTRDSRGVLPKKLSYKEAVAASSIANVAVAALLAGDMVTAGQAIEGDLFHERYRQDLVREFATIKQVAKDNGAYATYLSGAGPTVMVLASHDKIPAIKAELEKQPFKGKLHDLKVDTQGVRVEAK; this is encoded by the coding sequence ATGAAGATTATTGTACCTGCAACCAGTGCCAATATCGGGCCAGGTTTTGACTCGGTCGGTGTAGCTGTAACCAAGTATCTTCAAATCGAGGTCTGTGAAGAACGAGATGAGTGGTTGATTGAACACCAGATTGGCAAATGGATTCCTCATGACGAGCGTAATCTCTTACTCAAAATCGCTTTGCAAATTGTACCAGACTTGCAGCCAAGACGCTTGAAAATGACCAGTGATGTTCCCTTGGCACGTGGTTTGGGTTCTTCCAGCTCGGTTATTGTTGCTGGGATTGAACTAGCCAACCAACTAGGGAATCTCAACTTGTCAGACCATGAAAAATTGCAGTTAGCGACCAAGATTGAAGGGCATCCAGACAATGTGGCTCCAGCCATTTATGGTAATCTCGTTATTGCAAGTTCCGTTGAAGGTCAAGTCTCTGCTATCGTAGCAGACTTCCCAGAGTGTGATTTCCTAGCCTACATTCCAAACTATGAATTGCGTACTCGAGACAGCCGTGGTGTCTTGCCTAAGAAATTGTCCTATAAGGAAGCTGTTGCAGCTAGTTCTATCGCCAATGTGGCAGTTGCAGCCTTGTTGGCAGGAGACATGGTGACCGCTGGGCAAGCAATCGAGGGAGACCTCTTTCACGAGCGCTATCGTCAGGACTTGGTGAGAGAATTTGCGACGATTAAGCAAGTGGCCAAAGATAATGGTGCCTATGCAACCTACCTCTCTGGTGCCGGGCCGACAGTTATGGTCTTAGCTTCTCATGACAAGATACCAGCGATTAAGGCAGAATTAGAAAAGCAACCTTTCAAAGGAAAACTGCATGACTTGAAAGTTGATACCCAAGGTGTCCGT